The uncultured Methanolobus sp. sequence GATAGCATGAGATTGCTTCAGGAGATATCTCACTCCGCTTTCAAATGCTTCAAGTTTATCATAGCAATTGCGTTCGATGTTCACTATTGTAGCAGGACTGATCCTGCATCCTAAAATATCAGAGAACAATTTGACAACACGCTGATAGGGAAGTAGCTGGTTAGTGTGCAAATAAACTGCAAAGGACCTAACTCGATGACCATATTGAGTTGGCTGAGTTACACCATCCGGAAAAACTGCTTTGTTCATATGAGAACATTCAGGACATTTTTTTATCTCACAGCGATGTTCAATGCACTTGATGGTTATTAGAGGAATGTCAAAGACCTGTCTTCTTTCATAATCAGGGGACACAGAAACTAACGATCCCCCACACTTGATGCATTTGTCTATATGATGAACAACAAGTTCATCCGGTTCATCATTCATTCTCAGTGTAGTACCTGGATGACCATTTTGTCCACCAGCAGATCGATCACTCTTTTTTCTCTGAGTTTTAACCTTCGGCTTTTTCCGTGCATAAGAATCAGTGGAAGGTGGTTTGCTACTATTGCAACTATTCTTATCAAGCATTTCTTCCAGATGCTTGACACGTTCTTCAAGCTGTGCAATTTGGAGAGCTTGTTGTTCGATGATCAGATTTTGTTGTTCAATGATTCCAAGTAACCGAGTTACAAGTTCTATTACTGCTTCTGGACCAGCTTCATAAACCGCAAGTATTTCTTCTCGTTCCATTCGAATCCCCTCAGATCAACAGAACTTTTATTATCAAAGTTAGAATGAAGTCATAGTATATTGATTTTTGCTTTATTGGAGAAGGAGGGCTGAATAGTTACTGAGAAATTAAAGTAGTTTTCAATCGGAAAAGACATATCGTTGTTTGAAAATAGGCCATATATTCTGAGTTTGATTTGATTTTCAATGCGAGACTATCAAATTAGAATTTTGATTTAAAAGCCTACCTCTTTTTTCAATAAGACCTATTTCCTCCCCCCCAAAAAAAACAGCGATAGTTCCCTCCAAAGATTAAAATAGTATAAATTTGGCCAGTCTCAGGGAGGATATTTATACTGTTTATAAAGGAGTCCTCTTTGAGGACTCCATTCGAAACGATATTGATAAAGAGAATGTATCAGTTTGCCGCTTGCTACATTTTCTTAATATTGATGACATCGCACAGCATGTTGAAAATAACCATTATCCCAATAAAGACTGGCATTTCAGATATCGTATTTCTTCTATGATAAAACTCACTATTGTCAAATGTTTTAGAGATCTTTCGTTCAACAAAACAATCTCATCTCTTTCAGATGAAGAAGCTCTGCTTCTTCATTTTGTTAATGATGGTGGTAATATTTCTTTGCCCACAGGGTCAACACTTCATCATTTTGTAAAATACAGATTAGGAACAGACGGACTTCAACATATTATGCGGATGATAGCTGAGAGAATCATCGGACTAACTAAAGCCAGAGATCTTAAAACAGATTCAACACCTCTTGAAGCTTCCAGATATGACAAATATAGTGATTATAATCCTCACTATGGATGCAAAATGGACAAAGCTCATATCACAATGATAGGAGTTTTCCCATTGTGCATGACATATACAAATGGATTGGCTGGTGATTCGCCAGAACTGGATAAGCATATTGATTTCTTAAAGAATCTCAATGTCGACATTGATTCTTATGCTTTGGATTCTGGATGTGATTCATTTGAAAATCATGCTGATATATGGCATTACTTGAAAGTGAAACCAACTATCCCACCCAAATGCAATGCAGTAATTAGCATAGAAGGAACAATTGAAAGGATTAATCACTGGGTCAATAAGCTGTGGAAAAAAGGAGGGTCGATACATATGCCAATAACAAAAAAACTGGAATTACTATATGATAACGGAAGGAGGAAACAAGTGGGCATGTATCTGAGAAACGAAATGATGGCAGATGAAAAGTTTGAAGAGAAGATTAAGACAAGACAACCTATTGAAAGATCAAATCGACACATCAAAGGTAGGGTAACCTTTGATGTGAGAAAAATACAGAAGAATAGCAGGGAACTCTATTCAATTGCACGATTTGTGGCATATCAGTTTATGACACTGGCAAATTTGCAAAATAAAATCGAGAAGATTGACTTAGCCAAGTATTTTTAAGAAAAATGCTCATCAAATTAGAATGGAGGGAAATATGACCTAATTTGATAATCTCAATGCATTCAAGCAAAAAGAAGCATAGATATATTACTTTTGAGAGTCAATTTAGGTTATTAGGAGATGTAATATGTCAGATGAAATATCTGAGGATTTTAAAGTCGCTGAAGATTTTGATACAGCGTGGAGTAATTTCGATCCATTATTTACTTTACCGGCAAACTCCCCATTCCATGTAGAACGTACTGGAAAACCTTTGAACAGATTGATTAGGGCTCTCTTGCGTAATCATAGGCAGCCTCCTAAATACTATTATAGTGGTCATAGGGGATGTGGCAAATCAACAGAATTAAACATATTGGCTGAGGATGAAAACATAAAAGATAAGTTCTTCATTGTGAAATACTCGGTGAAAGATGTCTGTGATGTGCAGAACCTTAACTATGTTGATGTGCTTTTCTCTGTAGGTGCACAATTATGTATTCAATACCCGAACGTAGATGAAAAATTGAAACCGGAGCTTATAGATGATCTTCTCAACTGGCAACGTGGTGTAATTGAGCAGATTGATGAGAAGGGTATGGGTATTGAAGCTTCTGTTGAAGGCGGTATAAAAACAGTATTTGCTTCTATTCTGGGTAAAATAAAAGCTCAGGAATCTACAAGGACCGTTATCCGGCAAACAATTGAACCCAGGCTTTCCGAACTCATTGATAAGATCAATATGATTATTGCAAATATTGAGATTAATGAAGGCAAGAAAGTTCTTGTACTGATAGATGATCTGGATAAACCTAATTTAGAGCAGGCAAAACAGATATTTTACACAAACCAGACAGCTATAACTCAGCCATTATGCTATATTGTCTACACTGTGCCGATTGCCATCTTTTTTTCACAGGAGTTTTTAGCTCTTAGGGAGAGTTGTTACTGCCTTCCTAACATCAAACTACATGGTAAAAATGGAAGAAATGAAAAGGATGAAGCCGGTTATGGATTGATGAAATCATTCGTTCATAAAAGAATGAAACCTGATCTGATTGAAGATGATGCATTGGATTTTGCAATCAAGATTGGCGGTGGTCTGTTCAGGGAAACTGCACGTGTAATGCAGATTGCAATTGATGTTGCATATGAAAATGAGAGACGTGCAGTACAAATTGAAGATGTATAGAGAGCTGCCAGCGAGATCAGAAGCGATTTCAAACGTATTCTTGTATCAGACGATTATGACACACTCAGAGAAATATATCAGGACAATACTATTCAGGGAATAGAGAAGATAAGTCATTTATTGCACAATCTGAGTGTCCTTGAATATGTTAATGGTGAAAACTGGTGTGATGTACACCCCGTGCTTGAAGAGATTCTAGTAAATGGCTGAATCAAAAGATATTCGTATCAAACGGCTTTGTAATTATCTAATTCGTTCATATAAGCATAGCAAAGCCTCTATTCTTTTTGCACTTTATTTGAATCTATTTATACGTGATGATGTAGAGGAATCTATTATAGAAATGCTAAAAGAAGAAGGTATTGAGGTTGTCCTTGTTGATGCAGGAGAACATAAGGACTTACCTTCATTTTTCTCATCAATGGATTCCAAAAACATTGTTTTTTTCGTACACAATCTTGAAAAAGGATTTCCTGAAACAATCCAATTCCTGAACTTCAAACGTGAAGAACTTGCCGAACACCATGTAAAAGTTATTTTTTGGACAACTGAAGAAGAACTCTCGCGCATTAGTCTTGAAGCACCAGATTTCTTTGCTTTCAGAAACCGTGTTGTAGAGTTTATGGAAATGCCAGAAATGAGATCATTGGGACGTGATCAGCTTGAATTAGCCTTGAGAACCGACTATGGTTCTTTGGATGAGATAAAGGCTAGTATCAAGCTAAAAGAATCACTCCTATCTGAACTCTCCACTGATTCTGAAATAAGTGAATATTTACTCAGCTCACTTGGAATTCTGTATAATCAACTTGGAGATTATAATACATCCATTGGTTACAGTGAAAAAGCATTGGAGATAGCTACAAAAAGTGGTCACAAAAAAAGAGAAGCTGATAATCTTGGTGTAGTTGGAATTTCTTACGCTAATATTGGCCATATTGAAAATGCCATTATTTGCTATGAAAAAGCCCTTGAGATTTCGCGCGAGATTGAGGATAGGTTGGGAGAGGCAACTCATCTGGGAAACATTGCTACTACATACTTTAATAAAGGTGAACCGGAAAATGCCTTGCAATATTTAGAACAAGCTCTTTATATTGATCGCGAAATTGGATCAAAGTTGGGAGAATCAACTGATTTGGGAAATATTGGGGTGATATACAGAAATAAAGGCGAACCGGAAAAAGCCTTGCAATATATAGAACAAGCCCTTGAGATTTCGCGTGAGGTTGGAAACAAGTTAGGAGAAGCAGCTGATTTGGGTAATATTGGGCTGATATACAAAGACAAAGGAGATACTGAAACAGCCATACAATATTTAGAACAATCTCTTGAGATTCATCGCAAAATTGGATCCAAATTGGAAGAGGCAGCTGATTTGAGTAATATTGGGCAGATATACATCGATAAAGGCAAAACAGAAGAATCCCTGCAGTATTTAGAACAAGCTCTTCATATTAACCGTGAAATTGGATGTAAGTTTGGAGAAGCAAGTGACTTGACAAATATTGGTGCAATATACGCTGCTAAAGATGATACTGAAGCAGCTTTGCAATATCAACTTCAAGCCCTAGATATTCATTGTAAATATGAATACAAGGAAGGCGAAGCAGTTACTCTAGCAAATATTGGAATGATATATATAAATAAAGGCGAACCGGAAAAAGCCTTGCGATACTTAGAACAAGCCCAACAAATTTTTGATTCTATCGGAGCATATCATTTGGGAGATAAAACACAAAAACACATATTGGAAATTATGAATGAGATGTAAAAATAGAGAAATAAAGAACACGTCAAAACACGTGTTCACTCAATAACACATTCATCATCGTTTGCTATTGCAACAAGTTCATTGACACAGGCAACTGCCATTGGTGTCCCGCCACGTGTACCTACGCACGTGATGGAAGGAACCGGTGCGCCCCTGACAACTTCTTTTGATTCTGCAGCGTTGACAAAACCTACAGGCGTACCTACTACAATAGCTGGTTTGATGCCGTGTTCTATCATCCTGCATACTGCAAAGGCTGCGGAAGGCGCGTTGCCGATTGCTACAATTGAGCCTTCGAGGATATCCTTACACTGGAGGAAACCTGCTGCAGTTCTTGTAATATTGTACTTCTTGGCGATTTCTGCATCCTCGTCCTTATCAAGCACACAGATAACCTCGCAGTTGTGACCTCTCTTGGTCACTCCGGATTTCACCATGTTGATGTCAACAAGGATAGGAGCACCTTTTTTGATAGCCTCCACACCTGCCTTGATAGGATCGTTGACAAAGCGCATGAGATCTGCAACTGCCGGGTCACCGGTTGAGGTAACACAACGCTGTTTGACCTTATCTTCAAGTGTCTCATCGCCTACAAGTTTGCGGGCGATGTTACGGCTTGTCATGTAAATTGCCTTGGCCTCGTCAGTCTGTGAGCCGAGGTCATTACAGATAGCAACGAGATCAGGATCGATCTCAGTTGTCATCTCCACAAGCTCTTCAATGCTTGTGTCATTCTTATTGGAATCAGTAGTCATATTTCCGATGATACCCCCTTGGAGTTATTACCCTCTTGCCGTGAGGCGAGTCCCATATACGGGAATCATTTGTTGTGATAAGGATAGTTGTGCTCATGTCAACCCAGTCGTTGTAATCCATAACCTCGCCAAGGGTTGTGACAACGTAATCCTGGTCGGCTTCCCTCAGAGCATTCTTAACGAGGGCTACAGGAACTGAGTCGTCCTTGTGCTTTCTGATAATATCAATTGCCCTTGAAAAATTGGATTTGCGCTGGCGGCTCTTTGGATTGTAGAGTGACATGACAAAGTCTGCTGATGATGCTGCATCAAGCCTTTTCTCGATGACTTCCCATGGTGTCAGAAGGTCACTGAGACTTACCGTACACATGTCATTGACAATAGGTGCTCCAACAACACTTGCAGCTGCTGTAATTGCAGTTACACCAGGCAGAACCACTACCTCAACATCAAGACCTGCATGTTCTGCAACTTCAAGGACAAGACCTGCCATTCCATAGACGTTGGCATCTCCACCGCTTATCATGGATACGACATTATCCTGTGCAAGCTCCACTGCCTTGCGTGAGCGGTCAACTTCCTTACCCATGGCACTGCGGACTATTTCCTGTTTATCCAGCAGGCTTGCCATCTGGTCAAGGTAAGTACCATTTCCGACAATGTAATCTGACGTCATAATTACATCTCTTGCCTTCACTGTAAGCTGTTCGACTGAACCCGGACCTATACCGATAATGTAAAGTTTACCTTTACTCTGCGATTGCGATTGTGACCCTTCCATATACCTTCTTCCTTAGTATCAATTGTTTTTTTTCCGACAACGCCAGTGCAGCAGGCTCTGCCACACCCCTAAGCCCGAAGCGTTTTGCCTGCGAAGCCGACGGCGCATCATAGTTATTCAATTCGTCGTGATCTATGAATGTAATAGTGAGCCCGAAAAACCTGGCCGCTTCATGCAGACCTGTCTCGTTCTCTTTTAATTTTGCTGATGCCAGCCCTTCCACATCATCGATACTTCTGCCTGCCTCCGCAAGCGCATTGTTTATCGCATCGATGGCTTCCTGGCTGTCAATACCCCTTCGGGCTCCCATACCTATAATCATTTGTCCTCAGCCTTTATTTCATCTCTTTTCAAGACAGAAACATCGTCACCGACTATGACGATCTTTGGACCTTTTATTTCGAGGACTTCAACATCCTCATCAAGCAGAGCACAATTTACCTGCACAGTGGATGGCTTGTTAACAATGTCACATCCAAGCGCCTTGGCAATTCCTTCCACAGAATTCCTGTTGTGAACTTCGGTAGCTGTTGTGACAACAGGAACAGGTCCGATCTCAGCGATCTTTCTGACTACCTCATTGCCACCGTGATGACCTCCAAGCAGTGGAATTGCAAAATTCATGTTGGAGTCTACAACTACAACTGCTGGATCCTTCCATTTATCCACAATAAGCGGTGCAATCTCACGGACTACAATGCCGGTGGCAAAAACTGCCACGATAGCATCGTATTCTTCAAATGCTTTTCTGAAGATGGTTTTGTCGAACATCAGGATATCTGCATCCAGATGTTCTGCCAGGCGCTCTGCAACCTCAAGATTTCTCTCAAAGGTTATGACAGCGGTTCTTGTGCCACTCCGTATAAGTAAGACCTCCCGAAGTTCCCATATTCTACAGGTTCTACAATTCCACCAATCAAAATCATTGCAGAACGCTTGATACCTGCTTCCCTTACCTTGTCGGCAATGTCTGCAACAGTGCCCTTAATGATCTTCTGGTCAG is a genomic window containing:
- a CDS encoding IS66 family transposase; its protein translation is MEREEILAVYEAGPEAVIELVTRLLGIIEQQNLIIEQQALQIAQLEERVKHLEEMLDKNSCNSSKPPSTDSYARKKPKVKTQRKKSDRSAGGQNGHPGTTLRMNDEPDELVVHHIDKCIKCGGSLVSVSPDYERRQVFDIPLITIKCIEHRCEIKKCPECSHMNKAVFPDGVTQPTQYGHRVRSFAVYLHTNQLLPYQRVVKLFSDILGCRISPATIVNIERNCYDKLEAFESGVRYLLKQSHAINLDETGLRINASRNWLHVAGTKNLTYYFVHKKRGSQAMDSMGILPGYTGVATHDFWKPYYKYDCQHSLCNAHLLRELTGVAENSDQEWPKLMSDLLVCIKHQVDNGLLDTELIQKFSEDYDHITCYGMNEIPPDPESDVQSKKRGRKKQTAAKNLLDRFMRFKEDILRFMYDPDVSFDNNQAERDIRMTKVQQKISGTFRSEQGARNFCRIRGYVSTVNKKSLSVIDSISEIFNGNPLVYLLQN
- a CDS encoding cobalamin biosynthesis protein; the protein is MGARRGIDSQEAIDAINNALAEAGRSIDDVEGLASAKLKENETGLHEAARFFGLTITFIDHDELNNYDAPSASQAKRFGLRGVAEPAALALSEKKQLILRKKVYGRVTIAIAE
- a CDS encoding tetratricopeptide repeat protein, with product MAESKDIRIKRLCNYLIRSYKHSKASILFALYLNLFIRDDVEESIIEMLKEEGIEVVLVDAGEHKDLPSFFSSMDSKNIVFFVHNLEKGFPETIQFLNFKREELAEHHVKVIFWTTEEELSRISLEAPDFFAFRNRVVEFMEMPEMRSLGRDQLELALRTDYGSLDEIKASIKLKESLLSELSTDSEISEYLLSSLGILYNQLGDYNTSIGYSEKALEIATKSGHKKREADNLGVVGISYANIGHIENAIICYEKALEISREIEDRLGEATHLGNIATTYFNKGEPENALQYLEQALYIDREIGSKLGESTDLGNIGVIYRNKGEPEKALQYIEQALEISREVGNKLGEAADLGNIGLIYKDKGDTETAIQYLEQSLEIHRKIGSKLEEAADLSNIGQIYIDKGKTEESLQYLEQALHINREIGCKFGEASDLTNIGAIYAAKDDTEAALQYQLQALDIHCKYEYKEGEAVTLANIGMIYINKGEPEKALRYLEQAQQIFDSIGAYHLGDKTQKHILEIMNEM
- a CDS encoding cobalamin biosynthesis protein CbiG; its protein translation is MFDKTIFRKAFEEYDAIVAVFATGIVVREIAPLIVDKWKDPAVVVVDSNMNFAIPLLGGHHGGNEVVRKIAEIGPVPVVTTATEVHNRNSVEGIAKALGCDIVNKPSTVQVNCALLDEDVEVLEIKGPKIVIVGDDVSVLKRDEIKAEDK
- the cobJ gene encoding precorrin-3B C(17)-methyltransferase encodes the protein MEGSQSQSQSKGKLYIIGIGPGSVEQLTVKARDVIMTSDYIVGNGTYLDQMASLLDKQEIVRSAMGKEVDRSRKAVELAQDNVVSMISGGDANVYGMAGLVLEVAEHAGLDVEVVVLPGVTAITAAASVVGAPIVNDMCTVSLSDLLTPWEVIEKRLDAASSADFVMSLYNPKSRQRKSNFSRAIDIIRKHKDDSVPVALVKNALREADQDYVVTTLGEVMDYNDWVDMSTTILITTNDSRIWDSPHGKRVITPRGYHRKYDY
- a CDS encoding P-loop NTPase fold protein is translated as MSDEISEDFKVAEDFDTAWSNFDPLFTLPANSPFHVERTGKPLNRLIRALLRNHRQPPKYYYSGHRGCGKSTELNILAEDENIKDKFFIVKYSVKDVCDVQNLNYVDVLFSVGAQLCIQYPNVDEKLKPELIDDLLNWQRGVIEQIDEKGMGIEASVEGGIKTVFASILGKIKAQESTRTVIRQTIEPRLSELIDKINMIIANIEINEGKKVLVLIDDLDKPNLEQAKQIFYTNQTAITQPLCYIVYTVPIAIFFSQEFLALRESCYCLPNIKLHGKNGRNEKDEAGYGLMKSFVHKRMKPDLIEDDALDFAIKIGGGLFRETARVMQIAIDVAYENERRAVQIEDV
- a CDS encoding transposase, producing MASLREDIYTVYKGVLFEDSIRNDIDKENVSVCRLLHFLNIDDIAQHVENNHYPNKDWHFRYRISSMIKLTIVKCFRDLSFNKTISSLSDEEALLLHFVNDGGNISLPTGSTLHHFVKYRLGTDGLQHIMRMIAERIIGLTKARDLKTDSTPLEASRYDKYSDYNPHYGCKMDKAHITMIGVFPLCMTYTNGLAGDSPELDKHIDFLKNLNVDIDSYALDSGCDSFENHADIWHYLKVKPTIPPKCNAVISIEGTIERINHWVNKLWKKGGSIHMPITKKLELLYDNGRRKQVGMYLRNEMMADEKFEEKIKTRQPIERSNRHIKGRVTFDVRKIQKNSRELYSIARFVAYQFMTLANLQNKIEKIDLAKYF
- a CDS encoding precorrin-8X methylmutase translates to MTTDSNKNDTSIEELVEMTTEIDPDLVAICNDLGSQTDEAKAIYMTSRNIARKLVGDETLEDKVKQRCVTSTGDPAVADLMRFVNDPIKAGVEAIKKGAPILVDINMVKSGVTKRGHNCEVICVLDKDEDAEIAKKYNITRTAAGFLQCKDILEGSIVAIGNAPSAAFAVCRMIEHGIKPAIVVGTPVGFVNAAESKEVVRGAPVPSITCVGTRGGTPMAVACVNELVAIANDDECVIE